A part of Marinomonas rhizomae genomic DNA contains:
- a CDS encoding histidine-type phosphatase gives MDTRTFLPILGMLALTGCSSVGTTPNASTDSYIYGTKSVYVPQESAENYSSVPDNYTLIYTELVARHGSRALSSPKYDDISLKIWQAAQEQNALTPLGERLGVEIARLMAANKKMGYGNLSELGKQEHIHIGERMAQRNASLLNRAVKNQQQIAFEYSGKDRARDSGLAFVQGLENINPALAPLISKPVKNKAQLYFHKQDNNKDYQNYKDENPQLREAIEHLFDQPKTHQVAREMLERVYKPAFVDQLEAGQLSFLKVGKKKASVYNDVEAAIQLFNLYLIAPGLAGEAGTQPWNFTQFITPKESQWLSYVLDGEDFYEKGPSFSDTNITYKMASVLEDDFFNEIKGVQDGTNTKAAKIRFAHAETIIPFAAQMQLKGSEAGVSRDLGYTLQTSPWRGGWVAPYSANIQWDVYRNQTGSLLVKMLYNEQEIAFKDSCKPISAGSYFYQFSELTRCYNKR, from the coding sequence TTGGATACTAGGACATTTCTTCCTATACTCGGCATGCTAGCATTAACTGGCTGCAGCTCAGTTGGCACAACACCAAACGCTTCTACTGACTCTTATATTTATGGGACAAAATCCGTTTATGTTCCGCAAGAAAGTGCAGAAAACTACAGCTCGGTGCCTGATAACTACACACTGATTTACACCGAATTAGTCGCTCGCCACGGTTCGCGCGCGCTTTCGAGCCCAAAATACGACGACATCAGCTTGAAAATCTGGCAAGCAGCGCAAGAACAAAATGCACTAACACCTTTGGGTGAACGCTTGGGAGTTGAAATTGCACGTTTAATGGCTGCCAATAAAAAAATGGGCTACGGCAACTTATCCGAGTTGGGCAAACAGGAACACATTCATATCGGTGAACGCATGGCACAGCGCAACGCCAGTTTACTCAATCGTGCGGTGAAAAATCAGCAACAGATCGCCTTTGAATACTCCGGGAAAGATCGTGCTAGAGACAGTGGTTTAGCTTTTGTCCAAGGCTTAGAAAACATCAATCCGGCCCTAGCACCACTCATCAGCAAGCCAGTTAAAAACAAGGCTCAGCTCTATTTCCACAAACAAGACAACAACAAAGATTATCAAAACTACAAGGATGAAAACCCGCAGTTACGGGAAGCTATTGAACACTTATTTGATCAACCTAAAACCCATCAAGTCGCACGAGAAATGCTAGAGCGTGTTTACAAGCCGGCTTTTGTTGATCAGCTTGAAGCAGGTCAATTGTCTTTTCTGAAAGTTGGTAAGAAGAAAGCCAGCGTTTACAACGATGTGGAAGCGGCGATCCAACTGTTTAATCTTTATCTAATTGCCCCTGGTTTAGCCGGCGAGGCTGGCACACAACCATGGAACTTCACTCAATTCATCACACCAAAAGAATCTCAATGGTTGTCTTATGTGCTGGATGGGGAAGATTTCTATGAGAAAGGCCCAAGCTTCTCCGACACCAACATCACCTACAAAATGGCGTCGGTATTAGAAGATGACTTCTTCAATGAAATCAAAGGCGTGCAAGACGGCACAAACACCAAAGCCGCTAAAATACGTTTTGCCCATGCAGAAACCATCATTCCGTTTGCTGCGCAAATGCAGTTAAAAGGCAGCGAGGCCGGCGTGTCACGTGACCTTGGTTATACCTTGCAAACTAGCCCTTGGCGCGGCGGTTGGGTCGCTCCGTACAGTGCAAATATCCAATGGGATGTTTATCGCAATCAAACGGGTAGTTTGTTGGTAAAAATGCTTTATAACGAGCAAGAAATCGCGTTCAAAGACAGCTGTAAACCCATTAGCGCTGGCAGTTATTTTTATCAATTTTCTGAGTTAACACGTTGCTACAATAAACGATAA
- a CDS encoding ATP-grasp domain-containing protein produces MKIISFDALRTLHLPHVRYIKPESMYDHLEEIKEADWLLFPQYWQLTALVHGLKKRIFPSLASYMIGHDKIEMTRTFRTVAPQQHPYTIIAANTPYEAEKIWDDMPSPFVAKIPKSSMGNGVFLIETIGQWRDYVAQTDVLYAQEYLPIDRDMRVIWVGNKIVSGYWRLQSDNGFHNNISQGGQVKVALIPKEAQDLVTYLAESLDINHAGFDIAMVGSVPYVIEINRIFGNQGLQNIQQDVNTELLNYLNEQHLLSTATFTDQPIGF; encoded by the coding sequence ATGAAAATTATCTCTTTTGATGCCTTAAGAACCTTGCACTTACCCCATGTTCGCTACATAAAACCTGAGTCTATGTACGACCATTTGGAAGAAATCAAAGAAGCCGATTGGTTATTATTTCCCCAGTATTGGCAACTGACTGCTTTGGTTCACGGGCTGAAAAAGCGTATTTTTCCTAGTCTTGCGTCATACATGATTGGTCACGACAAAATCGAAATGACTCGCACATTTCGCACCGTTGCGCCGCAACAACACCCTTATACAATTATTGCCGCTAACACACCTTATGAAGCGGAAAAAATTTGGGATGACATGCCATCGCCTTTTGTGGCAAAAATTCCGAAAAGCAGCATGGGCAATGGCGTTTTTTTGATAGAAACCATTGGCCAATGGCGTGATTACGTTGCTCAAACCGATGTATTATATGCGCAAGAGTATCTGCCCATAGACAGAGACATGCGCGTTATTTGGGTCGGCAATAAAATTGTTAGCGGTTATTGGCGTCTACAATCTGACAATGGTTTCCATAACAACATCAGCCAAGGCGGACAAGTGAAAGTCGCGCTGATTCCAAAAGAAGCTCAAGATTTAGTGACTTATTTGGCCGAATCATTGGACATCAACCACGCGGGGTTCGATATCGCCATGGTCGGATCTGTACCTTATGTGATTGAAATTAATCGTATTTTTGGTAATCAAGGACTGCAAAATATTCAACAGGATGTGAATACGGAACTGCTTAATTACCTTAATGAACAGCATTTACTATCGACCGCCACATTCACAGATCAGCCAATCGGATTTTAA